From the genome of Thermococcus chitonophagus, one region includes:
- a CDS encoding HAD family hydrolase, giving the protein MWLVFDVDGVLIDTSESYDVATKLTAEYFLSKLGKTIEIPLDAIRELRRKGSFPDDFKLSEAIIIGALTGDLKDFVNEFPLGAGVEWVRDKFGVALDGCEIRRVFNTYYLGTIYENRLFDYPGLWRLEKPLVDVNLLREASKHFRLGVVTGRDSLEMELAERIIGFRFEHVVTRDVIEKPDPRALYLITKGESAVYIGDSGSDEVMVKEYRKIYGDVKFFKVGRDVKDVNEAINFILLVSVR; this is encoded by the coding sequence ATGTGGCTGGTATTTGATGTGGATGGGGTTTTAATAGACACGAGCGAAAGCTATGACGTTGCAACGAAGCTCACGGCTGAGTACTTCCTCTCAAAGCTAGGTAAAACTATTGAAATACCGCTGGATGCAATAAGGGAGCTGAGGAGGAAGGGCTCATTTCCAGATGACTTTAAGCTGAGCGAGGCCATAATCATAGGAGCACTAACTGGTGACCTCAAGGATTTCGTGAATGAGTTCCCTTTAGGGGCGGGAGTTGAATGGGTTCGCGATAAGTTCGGTGTGGCACTTGACGGATGTGAAATCAGGAGGGTTTTCAACACCTACTACTTAGGCACAATTTACGAGAACAGGCTTTTTGATTATCCTGGGCTCTGGAGACTTGAGAAGCCTCTGGTTGATGTGAACTTACTAAGGGAGGCTTCAAAGCATTTTAGGCTTGGCGTTGTCACGGGGAGGGACTCCCTTGAGATGGAGCTTGCCGAGAGGATAATAGGCTTTAGGTTTGAGCACGTAGTCACGAGGGATGTTATAGAAAAGCCAGATCCCAGGGCTCTCTACCTGATAACCAAGGGAGAATCAGCAGTGTACATCGGGGACAGTGGAAGTGACGAAGTAATGGTTAAGGAGTACCGGAAGATTTATGGGGATGTGAAGTTCTTCAAGGTTGGAAGGGACGTTAAGGACGTTAATGAGGCGATTAATTTCATATTGCTAGTCTCAGTTCGGTAA
- a CDS encoding DMT family transporter — protein MSLILGVGLALGAAFVWALASVLSKISMAKINPVSLNTLRLFISSAFYIPLIIFLGLIPNRGWEWWTIVIISGIIGFTIADWLFLEGMNIIGVSRAGILVTPHPILTMVLAHYLLDRPLNASIATGAVMIVIAVLILVSEAMDNKEMSWKGIAFVVTAEVLWTVAVLITDWLVHGESAVLITGLRISSGALGALVFASTLREDIKRMNTKDWALVVVITVLGTILGQYFFIKSISLVSSSIATPVTESSPVMAALMAVAFLKERFTKRLAVSLILTSLGIVLIGLA, from the coding sequence ATGAGCTTGATTCTGGGAGTTGGATTAGCCCTAGGAGCTGCCTTTGTATGGGCACTTGCTTCGGTCTTATCCAAAATATCCATGGCCAAAATTAACCCAGTCAGCTTAAATACCCTGAGGCTGTTTATAAGCTCGGCATTCTACATTCCCCTGATAATATTCCTGGGGCTAATTCCTAACAGGGGATGGGAGTGGTGGACCATAGTAATAATCTCTGGAATAATAGGATTCACTATAGCTGACTGGCTGTTCTTGGAGGGCATGAACATAATAGGCGTGTCTAGGGCAGGTATCCTAGTAACTCCACATCCCATACTCACGATGGTTCTCGCCCACTACCTACTGGATAGGCCTCTGAATGCCTCCATAGCAACCGGGGCTGTGATGATAGTTATTGCCGTCCTTATACTCGTAAGTGAAGCCATGGACAATAAGGAGATGAGCTGGAAGGGCATCGCATTCGTCGTGACAGCGGAAGTATTGTGGACGGTTGCAGTTTTAATAACGGACTGGCTGGTTCACGGAGAATCGGCCGTTCTGATAACAGGTCTCAGGATAAGCTCAGGGGCTTTAGGGGCTCTAGTGTTTGCATCTACCCTCAGGGAAGATATTAAGAGAATGAACACCAAGGACTGGGCACTTGTAGTTGTTATTACCGTACTGGGAACTATCTTGGGCCAGTACTTCTTCATAAAGTCGATAAGCCTAGTCAGCTCGAGCATAGCGACTCCAGTTACGGAATCTAGTCCAGTAATGGCCGCTCTAATGGCTGTAGCGTTCCTAAAAGAGAGGTTTACGAAAAGGCTTGCAGTTTCCCTAATCCTCACGTCCCTGGGGATAGTCCTGATAGGACTGGCCTAA
- a CDS encoding DUF434 domain-containing protein — translation MGRLYEAYIDLKFLLNRGYRKSSALEFVTNHYRLPAEGRYFLARCVFSDSWIIGVYGKLVRTAGDAILGVDGFNVLITLESLLDGVAIRCEDSLVRDIKYQKKYKVNERTWDVLRLMILSIKSAGPREVVIFYGKSVPRSGQVKKATQELLEELSIVGRVELVKSPDFELKKFEYVATADTGIIEKVFHVIDLVDIASTLVGVKPMEFKVALRIFDEKLK, via the coding sequence ATGGGGAGGCTTTATGAGGCCTACATAGACTTGAAGTTTCTCCTTAACAGGGGCTACAGGAAGTCTTCGGCCCTTGAATTTGTAACCAACCACTACAGGCTTCCCGCAGAGGGAAGATATTTCCTGGCAAGATGCGTCTTCTCAGACAGTTGGATTATTGGAGTTTACGGGAAGTTAGTTAGAACCGCTGGGGATGCGATCTTGGGAGTTGACGGGTTCAACGTTCTAATAACACTGGAATCCCTCTTGGATGGAGTTGCAATAAGGTGTGAGGATTCTCTGGTAAGGGATATCAAGTATCAGAAGAAGTATAAAGTGAATGAACGGACTTGGGATGTTCTCAGGCTGATGATTCTTTCAATAAAATCTGCAGGGCCGAGAGAGGTCGTAATCTTTTATGGTAAATCAGTTCCCAGGAGTGGCCAAGTAAAGAAGGCAACCCAGGAATTGCTTGAAGAACTTTCAATTGTAGGTCGGGTTGAACTTGTTAAGAGCCCCGACTTTGAGCTGAAGAAGTTTGAATATGTTGCAACGGCCGACACTGGGATAATAGAGAAAGTTTTTCATGTTATTGATCTTGTAGATATTGCTTCAACATTGGTTGGAGTTAAACCAATGGAGTTCAAGGTTGCGTTGAGGATATTCGACGAAAAGCTTAAATAG
- a CDS encoding HemK2/MTQ2 family protein methyltransferase, giving the protein MDLRIETSENVYEPAEDTFLLAEVLAEEVRPHDVVLDMGTGTGILALLAAKKAKFVVGVDVSKEAVELAWRNSKINEINNAIFVVSDLFENLRGGFDLIVFNPPYLPGEDHEIQEDIDRALIGGPQGGEVIAKFFEQAKNFLKPQGRILLVYSSLTRPNPIEVAQKMGFSTKVISRKRLFFEELYVMKAELSSR; this is encoded by the coding sequence ATGGACCTTAGAATCGAAACTTCAGAGAACGTTTATGAGCCAGCCGAGGATACATTCCTGCTTGCAGAAGTCCTTGCTGAAGAAGTTAGGCCCCATGATGTGGTGCTCGACATGGGGACTGGAACTGGAATACTAGCTCTTCTCGCGGCAAAGAAGGCAAAGTTTGTTGTTGGAGTTGATGTATCGAAAGAGGCAGTTGAACTCGCTTGGAGGAACTCAAAGATCAACGAGATAAACAATGCAATTTTCGTAGTAAGTGACCTGTTTGAGAACCTAAGGGGCGGGTTTGATCTTATAGTATTCAACCCTCCCTATCTTCCTGGGGAGGATCATGAAATTCAAGAAGATATAGACAGGGCCTTAATAGGTGGTCCTCAGGGCGGAGAGGTTATAGCTAAGTTTTTTGAACAAGCCAAGAATTTTTTAAAGCCCCAGGGGAGAATACTCCTAGTCTACAGCTCGCTAACGAGACCAAATCCTATAGAAGTAGCCCAAAAGATGGGATTCTCGACTAAGGTAATTTCAAGAAAAAGGCTGTTTTTTGAGGAGTTGTACGTCATGAAAGCTGAACTCTCTTCACGTTAG
- a CDS encoding metallophosphoesterase — MQPRIIPEKGVILGDYLIIADLHIGFEEALVKGGKYVPRLLGEVINQVISMGERYRVDKLIINGDLKHSFIPERREFIEISTFLESILKEFSEIIVVKGNHDTGINWIRKFGVEVVESVEVMGWTIVHGHKECDCERVIIGHEHPAIRLRDEVGATVKVPAFLRRENIVVLPAFSPWAYGNDLTLNEPISPILKNADITQLEVLIPVESEVLSFGKFGELIEALKGLSPL; from the coding sequence ATGCAACCAAGGATAATCCCTGAGAAAGGAGTTATCCTGGGGGATTACCTGATAATAGCCGACCTCCATATAGGATTTGAAGAGGCCCTAGTTAAAGGAGGAAAGTATGTTCCAAGACTCCTAGGAGAGGTGATAAATCAGGTCATAAGTATGGGGGAGAGGTATAGGGTGGATAAGCTAATAATAAACGGAGATCTAAAGCACTCCTTCATTCCTGAACGGAGGGAGTTCATTGAAATCTCAACATTTCTGGAGAGCATCCTCAAAGAGTTTAGTGAAATTATAGTGGTTAAGGGAAACCACGATACAGGAATCAATTGGATAAGGAAGTTTGGAGTGGAGGTAGTTGAGAGTGTTGAAGTTATGGGATGGACGATAGTGCATGGACATAAAGAGTGCGATTGTGAGAGGGTTATAATAGGTCACGAGCATCCCGCAATAAGGCTGAGGGATGAAGTTGGAGCAACGGTTAAAGTTCCTGCTTTTCTAAGGAGAGAAAATATTGTAGTCTTACCTGCATTCAGCCCGTGGGCTTATGGGAATGATTTAACGCTAAATGAGCCGATATCACCAATCCTAAAGAACGCAGACATCACGCAACTCGAGGTTCTCATTCCAGTTGAGAGTGAAGTGCTAAGCTTCGGCAAATTTGGTGAATTGATTGAAGCTCTTAAAGGGCTCTCACCATTATAA
- a CDS encoding protein-tyrosine phosphatase family protein, which yields MQVKFIDDNVAFGRMPYPDEIDELKKKFDAFVVLVEDFELAYDLEMLKDRNVLHSPIPDFTAPSLEQLLEILRWIEEKVKEGKKVFIHCYGGSGRSGTVAVAWLMYRYGLNLREALREIRLLKPSAVETEDQLEVLKELERWTKCNQG from the coding sequence ATGCAGGTGAAGTTCATTGATGACAACGTGGCATTTGGAAGGATGCCCTATCCGGATGAAATAGACGAACTAAAGAAGAAGTTTGATGCTTTCGTAGTTTTAGTTGAGGATTTTGAGTTAGCTTATGACCTCGAGATGCTTAAGGACAGGAACGTTTTGCACTCTCCAATCCCCGACTTTACGGCGCCATCATTAGAACAGCTTCTTGAGATTCTAAGGTGGATAGAGGAGAAAGTTAAAGAGGGGAAGAAAGTGTTTATTCACTGCTATGGGGGAAGCGGAAGGAGCGGAACCGTAGCTGTGGCTTGGCTTATGTACAGATATGGACTGAACCTTAGAGAAGCCCTTAGGGAGATAAGATTGCTTAAGCCGAGCGCCGTTGAAACCGAGGATCAGCTTGAAGTGCTTAAAGAGTTAGAAAGGTGGACAAAATGCAACCAAGGATAA
- a CDS encoding aspartate/glutamate racemase family protein encodes MKRIGIIGGTTPESTCYYYRKYIEISREKFEKYVYPELIIYSINFKEFFQNPEGWEGRKKILINAAKALERAGAELIAFSANTPHIVFDDVQKEVNVPMVSIIDAVAEEVKRRGVKKVLLLGTKTTMTADFYINALREKGLEVVVPNDDEKEELNRIIFEELAFENLKSKDWIVNLIEKYAREEGIKGVILGCTELPLAIRQGDVSVEVFDSAEIHMRKLIELASQD; translated from the coding sequence ATGAAGAGGATAGGCATCATCGGCGGAACAACTCCTGAATCAACTTGCTATTATTACAGAAAGTATATAGAGATCAGTAGAGAGAAGTTCGAGAAGTATGTTTATCCTGAGCTTATAATCTACTCAATAAACTTCAAGGAGTTCTTCCAGAACCCTGAGGGCTGGGAGGGCAGGAAGAAAATTCTCATAAACGCGGCAAAGGCCCTTGAGAGGGCTGGGGCTGAACTCATAGCTTTCTCCGCAAATACTCCCCACATAGTGTTTGATGACGTCCAGAAAGAGGTAAACGTTCCGATGGTGAGCATAATAGATGCCGTTGCCGAGGAAGTTAAAAGGAGGGGTGTAAAGAAGGTTCTCCTACTTGGAACCAAGACCACGATGACGGCTGACTTCTACATAAACGCCCTGAGGGAGAAGGGCCTTGAAGTCGTTGTTCCTAATGACGATGAGAAGGAAGAGCTAAACAGGATAATCTTTGAAGAGCTGGCTTTTGAGAACCTCAAGAGCAAGGATTGGATAGTTAACCTCATCGAGAAGTACGCTAGGGAAGAAGGCATCAAGGGAGTAATCCTAGGGTGCACAGAGCTACCACTAGCTATAAGGCAAGGTGATGTAAGCGTTGAGGTCTTCGATTCTGCTGAGATTCATATGAGGAAGCTCATTGAGTTAGCATCCCAGGATTGA
- a CDS encoding aminotransferase-like domain-containing protein, protein MLSRRIKSIDTTALKRVLDLISAGDIISFAGGVPSVETFPLGELKNILAEVSEIPQAFQYGPSEGIPELREELSKYMKERWSAKVDLGDIIVTHGSQQGIDVVGRALIDPGDVVLVEAPTYFVALNTFQVYEPKFVQVRVDEEGIVTEDLEVIIRNMNGRVKILYTVPTFQNPTGTTLSEDRRKHLVELAEEYNFYIVEDNPYGDINYSGRKIKAIKAFSSDRVIYLGSFSKIFAPGFRIAWMAVPHDLYERFLVAKQTADVCTNTFGQYAAALFLKKGLLDDQVKRIVEYYRPKRDTMLDALEDYMPESVTWTRPEGGMFVWTTVEGMNTDELLKKAVERGVAYVPGSVFYALNPRSDQMRLNFTFESIDRIQDGIKVLASLVKELS, encoded by the coding sequence ATGCTCTCTAGGAGAATAAAATCAATTGACACGACCGCACTGAAGAGGGTTCTCGACCTAATAAGTGCGGGCGATATAATATCCTTTGCTGGTGGAGTGCCGAGTGTTGAAACCTTCCCATTAGGGGAGCTTAAGAATATTCTGGCTGAAGTTTCCGAAATCCCACAGGCCTTTCAGTACGGTCCTTCTGAGGGTATTCCTGAGCTTAGGGAAGAGCTGAGCAAGTACATGAAGGAAAGATGGAGCGCCAAGGTTGATCTTGGGGACATAATAGTAACACACGGATCTCAGCAGGGTATAGATGTCGTTGGAAGAGCTTTAATAGATCCTGGGGATGTAGTCCTCGTTGAAGCTCCAACGTACTTTGTAGCGTTGAATACGTTCCAAGTTTACGAGCCGAAGTTCGTTCAAGTGAGGGTAGATGAGGAGGGCATCGTCACGGAAGACCTGGAGGTTATAATAAGGAATATGAACGGCAGGGTTAAGATCCTCTACACCGTTCCAACATTCCAGAATCCCACTGGAACGACTCTCAGTGAAGATAGAAGGAAGCACCTTGTGGAACTAGCTGAAGAATATAACTTTTACATTGTCGAAGATAATCCCTATGGCGATATAAACTACTCTGGTAGGAAAATAAAGGCAATAAAAGCATTTTCAAGTGATAGGGTAATATATCTTGGCTCATTCTCAAAGATATTCGCCCCAGGATTTAGGATAGCTTGGATGGCTGTTCCTCATGATCTCTATGAGAGGTTCCTAGTAGCTAAGCAGACTGCAGATGTCTGCACGAACACATTTGGCCAATATGCCGCTGCACTCTTCCTGAAAAAAGGTCTGCTTGATGATCAAGTTAAAAGGATCGTAGAATATTATAGACCCAAAAGGGATACTATGCTGGATGCCTTAGAGGATTACATGCCCGAGAGTGTTACCTGGACGAGGCCTGAGGGAGGAATGTTTGTCTGGACAACGGTTGAAGGCATGAATACCGACGAGTTGCTGAAGAAGGCCGTTGAGAGGGGAGTTGCCTACGTCCCTGGGAGCGTATTCTATGCACTTAACCCGAGGAGCGATCAGATGAGACTAAACTTCACATTTGAGAGCATTGATAGAATACAGGATGGCATTAAGGTGCTGGCTTCCCTTGTCAAGGAATTGTCATAG
- the lysS gene encoding homocitrate synthase: MDSTLREGEQTPGVNYTPEQRLEIALALDEFGVDFIEVGHPAVSDDVFAGIKLVSNQGLRANLLAHSRALIRDVDYVLKVGTNWIGIFFCVSEACLKKRFGITLEQAMNRIAEAIEYAKDHGLKVRFTPEDTTRTEWRNLEAVLRLAKELKVDRVSIADTTGSTHPLKFYLLVQKIVSFGIPVNVHCHNDLGLALANAIMGIEAGASLVDATVNGLGERAGIVDLAQIATVLYYHYGVKKYKIDMLYYLSNLVSKITGIKVQPNYPIVGANAFTHKAGLHVSAVIKDPTFYEFLPAETFGRERTIYVDRFAGRDTIRYYLERAGITDEKIIDALLRRVKSSREPFTWERLIEEARRLMT, from the coding sequence TTGGACTCAACCCTGAGGGAAGGAGAGCAGACACCAGGAGTAAACTACACGCCAGAGCAGAGGCTTGAAATAGCCCTAGCCCTAGATGAGTTTGGAGTAGATTTCATAGAGGTCGGTCACCCTGCAGTGAGCGATGATGTATTTGCTGGAATAAAGCTCGTTTCAAATCAGGGGCTGAGGGCTAATCTCTTGGCCCACTCAAGGGCTCTAATCAGGGATGTTGATTACGTGCTAAAGGTTGGAACCAACTGGATAGGCATATTCTTCTGCGTTTCCGAGGCCTGCCTGAAGAAGAGATTTGGAATTACACTCGAGCAGGCCATGAACAGGATAGCGGAGGCGATAGAGTATGCAAAGGATCACGGTCTTAAGGTTCGTTTCACACCTGAAGATACAACAAGAACGGAATGGAGGAACCTTGAGGCAGTACTTAGACTCGCAAAAGAACTCAAAGTTGACAGGGTTAGCATCGCGGACACAACTGGAAGCACTCACCCCCTGAAGTTCTACCTTTTAGTCCAAAAGATAGTGAGCTTTGGAATCCCCGTGAACGTTCACTGTCACAATGATCTCGGCTTAGCCTTGGCAAATGCGATAATGGGCATAGAGGCAGGAGCAAGCTTAGTCGATGCAACTGTTAATGGCCTAGGAGAAAGGGCTGGGATTGTTGACCTTGCACAAATAGCAACTGTCCTCTACTATCACTACGGCGTGAAGAAGTACAAGATAGACATGCTGTACTATCTAAGCAACCTTGTCAGCAAAATAACTGGGATAAAGGTCCAGCCAAACTATCCAATTGTTGGGGCAAATGCGTTCACCCATAAAGCTGGACTTCACGTTTCAGCAGTCATAAAGGATCCAACGTTCTACGAGTTCCTGCCAGCGGAAACCTTTGGCAGAGAAAGGACGATCTACGTTGACCGCTTCGCGGGCAGGGACACCATAAGGTACTACCTTGAAAGGGCCGGTATTACGGACGAAAAAATTATCGATGCCCTTCTTAGGAGAGTGAAGAGCTCGAGAGAGCCCTTTACGTGGGAGAGGCTTATTGAAGAGGCAAGGAGGTTAATGACATGA
- a CDS encoding 3-isopropylmalate dehydratase large subunit, with the protein MTLVEEVLNAKTGEAIIRRVDLVYAHDGTMPLIIEAFKKAFNQVKANAYIFFDHVFPAPTVKVANLQREIREFARQHGIPIVEGQGICHQLVVEMGLAENARVVVGADSHTPTLGALGVFAVGMGATDAAVALGLGKTWLRVPESVSVVFEGKPSSYVMAADAMLYIISALKEYDMNYKAMEFFNVPFSFDERLTLTNFSVEANAKTALIGDDYSGDGYVKELIVDLSSLGPMVAKPHHPSNGVPVEEVEGTKIDQVFIGSCTNGRFDHIKKVAEILEGERVSVRTIIGPASVNVYRKMVEEGLVNVFLEAGAVIIPPGCGPCLGRHMGVAADNEVILSTTNRNFRGRMGSPNAEIYLASPITAAVSAIYGEITSPEGEL; encoded by the coding sequence ATGACGTTAGTTGAGGAAGTTCTCAATGCAAAAACTGGAGAGGCTATAATAAGAAGGGTTGATTTGGTCTACGCTCACGACGGAACAATGCCACTTATAATTGAGGCATTTAAGAAGGCTTTTAATCAGGTAAAGGCGAATGCCTACATCTTCTTTGACCACGTCTTTCCAGCTCCAACGGTTAAAGTTGCCAACCTGCAAAGGGAGATAAGGGAGTTTGCAAGGCAGCACGGGATTCCAATAGTTGAAGGACAGGGAATATGCCACCAACTCGTAGTTGAAATGGGGCTCGCTGAGAACGCTAGGGTCGTTGTTGGAGCTGACAGTCACACTCCTACCTTGGGCGCCCTGGGCGTGTTTGCCGTGGGTATGGGAGCTACTGACGCTGCTGTAGCACTTGGTCTTGGAAAGACTTGGCTGAGAGTTCCTGAGAGTGTTTCTGTTGTGTTTGAGGGCAAGCCCTCGAGCTATGTAATGGCTGCAGATGCGATGCTCTACATAATCTCGGCCCTAAAGGAATATGACATGAATTATAAAGCCATGGAGTTCTTCAACGTCCCTTTCAGCTTTGATGAGAGGTTAACGCTGACGAACTTCAGCGTTGAGGCTAATGCTAAGACGGCCTTGATAGGGGATGATTACTCTGGAGACGGTTACGTGAAAGAGCTGATCGTTGATTTATCCTCCCTCGGTCCAATGGTTGCTAAGCCCCACCACCCATCTAACGGCGTTCCAGTTGAGGAGGTAGAGGGTACTAAGATTGATCAGGTTTTCATAGGCTCGTGTACCAACGGCAGGTTTGATCACATAAAGAAAGTAGCTGAAATCCTTGAAGGGGAGAGGGTGAGCGTTAGAACGATAATTGGGCCTGCTTCAGTTAACGTTTACAGGAAAATGGTTGAAGAAGGCCTTGTTAACGTTTTCCTTGAGGCTGGGGCCGTTATAATACCCCCAGGCTGTGGGCCTTGCTTAGGAAGGCACATGGGAGTTGCAGCTGACAATGAGGTTATCCTTAGTACGACGAACAGGAACTTCCGCGGCAGAATGGGTTCTCCTAATGCCGAGATATACCTTGCAAGTCCGATTACTGCCGCTGTAAGCGCCATTTATGGTGAGATAACCAGCCCGGAGGGAGAGCTATGA
- a CDS encoding 3-isopropylmalate dehydratase small subunit has protein sequence MITRGRVWKFGDNVSTDAITPGRYNLTKDPEELARIAFIEARPEFAREVKPGDVVVGGRNFGIGSSRESAALSLKAAGVAGVIAKSFGRIFYRNAINLGLPLLIGDTDWLQDGDIIEVNWRTGEVRKGDEVRQFRPLEGFLWKIVEEGGIIEYVRRRGDLCIE, from the coding sequence ATGATCACTAGGGGAAGAGTTTGGAAGTTCGGGGACAACGTTTCCACGGACGCAATAACCCCAGGAAGGTACAACTTGACGAAGGATCCAGAAGAATTGGCGAGAATAGCGTTCATAGAGGCCCGCCCAGAGTTTGCTAGGGAGGTAAAGCCTGGGGATGTGGTGGTTGGCGGTAGAAACTTTGGCATTGGCTCTTCAAGGGAATCGGCTGCTCTCTCCTTAAAGGCCGCTGGAGTTGCCGGTGTTATAGCGAAGTCCTTCGGGAGGATATTCTACAGGAATGCGATCAACCTAGGCCTTCCTCTACTGATTGGAGACACTGACTGGCTTCAGGATGGAGACATTATTGAGGTGAACTGGAGAACGGGGGAAGTTAGGAAGGGAGATGAGGTTAGGCAGTTCAGGCCTTTGGAAGGCTTCCTTTGGAAGATAGTTGAGGAAGGCGGGATTATAGAGTACGTGAGAAGGAGGGGTGATCTATGTATAGAGTAG
- a CDS encoding isocitrate--homoisocitrate dehydrogenase, with product MYRVAVIKGDGIGPEVVDAAIEVVNAVTSRVRFYEFEGGVEVFKRHGVPITQDDLEEIKKMDAVLFGATTTPFDLPGYKSLIITLRKELNLYANLRIIPDFTDGREIVIVRENSEGLYSGQGRAFDDRAVDVRLITREGAERIARFAARVAKERGSFITFVHKANVLTSDKFFRRIVLEVAREEGVEVREAIVDSFTIKLVRNPWDHGVILSENLFGDILSDLATIHAGSIGVVPTGNYGDDIALFEPIHGSAPDIAGKGIANPIGAILSAAMMLDYLGLDGSRIWNAVRSYVRKGNLTPDMGGTATTMEVTRGIIQEIHDLDPFDLDELWMEEVRLGRIPLRME from the coding sequence ATGTATAGAGTAGCCGTCATTAAGGGAGATGGAATAGGTCCCGAGGTTGTTGACGCTGCAATTGAGGTTGTGAATGCTGTAACTAGTAGGGTAAGATTTTATGAGTTTGAGGGTGGAGTTGAGGTATTCAAGAGGCACGGAGTGCCAATAACCCAGGATGACTTAGAAGAGATAAAGAAGATGGATGCTGTGCTGTTTGGTGCTACGACAACTCCCTTTGATCTTCCTGGATATAAGAGTCTGATAATAACTCTGAGAAAGGAGCTCAACCTCTATGCTAACCTAAGAATAATTCCCGACTTCACAGATGGCAGGGAAATCGTTATAGTCAGAGAGAACAGCGAGGGCCTTTATTCAGGGCAGGGCAGGGCCTTTGATGATAGGGCTGTAGATGTAAGGCTGATAACAAGGGAAGGTGCTGAGAGGATAGCGAGGTTTGCAGCTAGGGTTGCCAAGGAGAGGGGATCTTTCATAACATTCGTCCACAAGGCTAACGTACTAACTAGTGACAAGTTCTTCAGGAGGATAGTCCTTGAGGTTGCGAGGGAGGAAGGTGTTGAGGTAAGGGAGGCCATAGTTGACTCATTCACGATAAAGCTAGTAAGGAATCCCTGGGATCACGGGGTTATTCTAAGTGAGAACCTATTTGGAGATATACTTTCAGATTTAGCCACGATACACGCTGGAAGCATTGGTGTGGTTCCTACTGGGAATTATGGTGATGACATAGCCCTGTTTGAGCCCATACACGGTTCTGCTCCAGATATCGCGGGCAAAGGCATAGCGAATCCAATAGGGGCCATTCTGAGCGCGGCAATGATGCTTGATTATCTCGGCCTAGATGGGTCGAGGATCTGGAATGCTGTCAGAAGCTACGTTAGAAAGGGGAACTTAACTCCCGACATGGGCGGCACGGCAACGACAATGGAGGTCACTAGGGGAATAATACAGGAAATCCATGACCTTGACCCTTTCGATCTGGATGAGTTGTGGATGGAAGAGGTTAGGCTTGGGAGGATACCCTTAAGGATGGAGTGA
- the lysW gene encoding lysine biosynthesis protein LysW → MAKAECPVCGAEIELENVELHQIVECPVCGAELEVVSLNPLTLEEVPEVEEDWGE, encoded by the coding sequence ATGGCAAAGGCAGAGTGTCCGGTGTGCGGAGCCGAGATCGAGCTCGAAAACGTCGAGCTGCACCAGATAGTTGAGTGTCCTGTATGTGGCGCTGAGCTAGAGGTTGTCAGCTTAAATCCACTGACTCTAGAGGAGGTTCCTGAGGTAGAAGAAGACTGGGGCGAGTGA